Below is a genomic region from Xylophilus sp. GW821-FHT01B05.
CTACCGTGGCGCATCGCCCGCCATCACCGACCTGGCGGGCGGCCAATTGGACATGGCCATCTCGGATGCCTTCTCGGCGCTGCCGCATGTGCAGTCCGGCAAGCTGCGCGTCATCGCCACGGCCGGGCCCACGCGTCACGTCAGCTTCCCCGATGTGCCCACGCTGAGCGAAGAGGGCGTGCCCTTTGACCGTGGCACCTGGATCGGCCTGTTCGCCCCGGCGGCCACGCCGCCGGCCATCGTGGCGCAGCTGTCGGCGGCGGTGAAGGGCCTGTCGGCCAACCCGGCGTTTCGCGCGGACGTGACCAAGCTCGGCTTCTCGCCGGTGTTCATGTCTTCCGCCGAGGTGGCCCGGATGCTGGCGCAGGAGATCGAGGCCTGGAAGGCCGATGCCAAAAAAGCAGCCATCCAACTGGATTGACATGGAACAAGTCCCCCAGGACAACACCGCATCGCAGCGCGCGCAGGCGGTTGCAGATACGGTCGAGCAGTTGCGCGCGCTGCTGGATTCCGAGCCGCCCACGCCCGCCGCATTGGCTGCGGCAGAGGCCGTGCTGCGCACGCTGGCCGCGCGGCAAGCGCTTTGGCCGGCCGAAGATTTCCCCATCCCTGCCGACCGCCTCTGGCAAGCCCACAAGCTGCACGAGGACGCCGATGGTCGCTACGCGGTCTACGCCGTGCCCATGCGCCCCGGCCACGCGCAGCCGCCGCACGACCACACCACCTGGGCGCTGATTGCCGGGGTGCGCGGCGTGGAGCGCAATGTGCTCTACGCGTGTCCGGTCGCCGGCGCGCCTGCCGCCCCGCTCAAGGTGCGCACGCAGGTGCTGGTGTCAGCCGGCACATCGCTTTCCATCGGGCCGGCGGATCTGCATGCGATCGAGGTGCTGGCGCCAGGCGATGCGCTGCACTTGCATGTCTACGGCCGCAGCTTTGGCCACCTGGCGGGGCGGCAGATGTTTGATCCCGCCACCGGTGCCGGGCGCCCCTTTCCCGTGGTGGCGGGCCTGTCATAGGCCTGCGCCGCATTTCCTCCTGAACCCAAGACCTCTAACTATGGACAAGACATCGATCCTCGCGCACCACGGAGACGGCTTCGTGCAGGCCAATGGTCTGCGGCTGCACTACGAACAATGGGGCGACGGGCCGCGCACCGTGATCGCGCTGCACGGCACCTCGCTGCACGGCAAGGTCTGGTACTGGCTGGCCGAGGCGCTGGGGCCAGAGTACCGGCTGATCGGCCTGGACCAGCGCTCGCATGGCGACTCGCAGCGCGTGGGCTCAGGCCAGTACGGCGTCGAGCACTACTGCGACGACCTGGCCGCCTTCATCGACCGCCTGGGGCTGGAGCGCGTGTCCCTGGTTGGCTCCTCGCTGGGCTCGCGTGTGGCGCTGCTGTATGCCGCGCGGCACCCCGAGCGGGTAGAGGCGCTGGCCCTGCTGGACCTGAGCTTCGAGATGCCCACTGCGGCCTCCGAGCACATGGTGCATGCCCACGTCACGCGGCCACGCAGTTTTGCCAACTTCGACGCGGCCGTGGCTTTCTCCAAGACCCTGCCGCAGCGCCTGCGCTTCTCCGACGAGGTACACCGCCGCACGCTGCAGGGCGACCTGCGCGAGCTGGCCGATGGCCGGCTGGAATGGCGCTACGAGCGCGACGCCGCCATCGAGACGCTGCGCTGCGCCGCGCGCGACATGTGGGCCGAAGTGCGCGCAGTGCGCGCGCCCGCCGTGATCCTGCGCGGCGCCGACAGTGACGTGCTGATCGCCTCCACCGTAGAGCGCCTGCAGCGCGAGTTCCAGGGCGTGCGCATCATCGACGTGCCCAATGCCGGGCATTCCATCTGGGGCGACAACCCTGGCTTCACGGCGCGCACCATCGTCGAGGCGCTGGAGGCCACCGCGCCCGCCAGCCCACCGCCTGCCGCCGCGGCGCCGGTGGCCGGCCGTTCGCGCCATACGGCAACGCCCAGGCTCAACTTCCATTCGCTGGAATGGGGCACGCCCGATGCCCCCGCCCTGATCTGCCTGCACGGCACCTCGATGCAGGCCAGCGCCTGGACTGCATTGGGCACGGCGCTGCAGGACCGCTACCGCGTCATCGCGCTGGACATGCGCGGCCACGGCGGCTCCGACAAGCCGGCAGAGGGCTACCGCCTGGTCGACTATGCCGACGACGTGGCAGCCTTCATGGATGCGCTGGGCCTGCAGCGCGCGAGCCTGATCGGCAGCTCACTCGGCACCCAGGTCGCCATCGACTTTGCCGCGCGCTATCCGCAGCGGGTCAGCAAGCTGCTGTTGTCTGACCCAAGCTGCCTGATCGACCAGGCAGCCATCGACCAGTACGTGGCGCTGCACCGCTCGCGCCCGCGGCGCTTTGGCAATGCAGCCGAGGCACTGGCCTTCTCGCGCAGCCTGCCGCAGCGCAAGCGTTTCAGCGATGCGGTGCACCAGTTCACCCTGGCCGGCGACCTGCGCGCCACCGAGCAGGGCGAGCTGGAATGGAACTATGCGCTGGACCCCATCCTGCAGACCTTCCGCGAGCTCACGGTGGACCAGAGCGCAGAGATCCGCGCGGTCAGCGCACCGGTGCTGGTGCTGCGCGGGCAGGAGTCGCATGTGCTGTCGCGCGCCAATGCGCTGAAGCTGCTCGCGCAGTTCCAGCAGGCCGAGCTGATCGAGATCGGCGACAGCGGCCACACCATCTGGGGCGACCAGCCCGAGGCGTTGGCGCGCCATGCCCGCGCCTTCTTGACCTGAGCCTGCGCACAGCGCCGTCGCCATGAATCCCGCCACGCTGCTCACGCACGCGGGCCGGCCGCAGGGGGCGACCGTCACGGTCAACCCCGTGGTGGCCCGCACCAGCACCGTCATCTTTGATTCGGTGGCCACCCTGCAGGGTGCGCTGGCGGCCTACGCCGCGGGTGAGCGCCCGCTGGTCTATGGCCGCAAGGGCACCTCCACCACGCATGCGCTGGAAGATGTGCTGACCGCGCTGGAAGGCGGCCACCGCACGCGCCTGTTTGGCTCGGGCCTGGCCGCCATCGCCTGCACCTTCCTGGCCTACCTGCGGCCGGGCGATCACGTGCTGGTGATCGACTCCTGCTATGAGCCGGTGCGCAAGCTCTGCGCGCAGTACTTTGCCGGCATGGGCGTGACGGTCGAGTATTTCCGGCCAGACCTGTCGGACCTTGCCGCCAAGCTGCGCGGCAACACACGCCTGGTCTGGGTCGAGTCGCCCGGCTCGCTGCTCTACGAAATGTGCGACCTGCCCGCCTTGCTGAGCATGGTGCGCCAGGCGGGCGAGGCCATCGTGGCGGTGGACAGCACCTGGGGTTCGGGCCTGCTCTACCACCCGCTGGCGCTGGGGGCGGACGTGTCCGTCATTGCCGGCACCAAGTACCTGGTCGGCCATTCAGACGCCATGCTGGGCGTGGCCGTGGCAGGCGAGCGCGCCTGGCCGGCGCTGGCGGCCATGGCCGACCTGCTGGGCCATTCGGTCAGCGCGGACGATGCCTACCTGGCCCTGCGCGGCATGCGCACGCTGGCCGTGCGCCTGCAATACCAGCAGACCGGCGCGCTGGAAGTCGCGCAGTGGCTGCAGCGCCAGCCACAGGTGCGCACTGTGTTCCACCCCGCGCTGCCGGATGACCCCGGCCATGCGCTGTGGCTGCGCGACTGCAAGGGCGCCAACGGCCTGCTGTCCATTGAGCTGCGGCCTTCGGTGACGGAGGCGCAGGTGCATGCCTTCGTCGATGCGCTGCAGTTGTTTGGCCTGGGCCATTCCTGGGGCGGCTTCGAGAGCCTGGTGCTGCCGGTGCAGATGGCGGCGGTGCGCACGCTCAGCTCCTGGGACGGGCGTGGTCCCGTGGTGCGGCTGCATGTGGGGCTGGAGGCCATCGCTGATCTGTTGGCGGATCTGCAGCAAGCCCTGGCGCGGATTGGGTGATCGCATCGCCGGCAGCTTTGGATCCACAGAGAATCAAAAGGCCGCGGAGCAGGCCAAGCGCAGACATCCGGGGAACCGGCTCCGCCGGGCCGCAGGATGTGCCCCCTCGAAGGGGGAAGGCGAAGACGCGAAGCCTGAGGGTATTCAATAAAGCTCGGGTACGTACATCTCGGCAGGGACGGGCCGGCGCAGATAGTCCGCATGGCGCACCCGCGTGGGCAACTCCACCGTGGGGTGCTCGGTCTCGCGGTAGGGCAACTGCGCCAGCAGGTGCGAGATGCAGTTGAGGCGCGCCTTCTTCTTGTCCACCGCCTGCACCACCCACCAGGGCGAGTCGGGCGTGTGGGTGCGCTCCAGCATGGTTTCCTTGGCGCGGGTGTATTCCTCCCACAGTCGGCGTGACTCCAGGTCCATGGGGCTCAGCTTCCACTGCTTGAGCGGGTCATGGATGCGGCCGAGGAAGCGCAGGTGCTGCTCTTCGTCGGTGATGGAGAACCAGTACTTCAGCAGCACGATGCCGGAGCGCATCAGCATGCGCTCGAAGTCGGGCACGCTGCGAAAGAATTCCTCGTACTCGGCATCGGTGCAAAAGCCCATCACGCGCTCGACGCCGGCGCGGTTGTACCAGCTGCGGT
It encodes:
- a CDS encoding alpha/beta hydrolase — translated: MDKTSILAHHGDGFVQANGLRLHYEQWGDGPRTVIALHGTSLHGKVWYWLAEALGPEYRLIGLDQRSHGDSQRVGSGQYGVEHYCDDLAAFIDRLGLERVSLVGSSLGSRVALLYAARHPERVEALALLDLSFEMPTAASEHMVHAHVTRPRSFANFDAAVAFSKTLPQRLRFSDEVHRRTLQGDLRELADGRLEWRYERDAAIETLRCAARDMWAEVRAVRAPAVILRGADSDVLIASTVERLQREFQGVRIIDVPNAGHSIWGDNPGFTARTIVEALEATAPASPPPAAAAPVAGRSRHTATPRLNFHSLEWGTPDAPALICLHGTSMQASAWTALGTALQDRYRVIALDMRGHGGSDKPAEGYRLVDYADDVAAFMDALGLQRASLIGSSLGTQVAIDFAARYPQRVSKLLLSDPSCLIDQAAIDQYVALHRSRPRRFGNAAEALAFSRSLPQRKRFSDAVHQFTLAGDLRATEQGELEWNYALDPILQTFRELTVDQSAEIRAVSAPVLVLRGQESHVLSRANALKLLAQFQQAELIEIGDSGHTIWGDQPEALARHARAFLT
- the ppk2 gene encoding polyphosphate kinase 2; translation: MTFSPATDLHADVLRRFEADLMDGFDEELELEMDDRSFAPGNEAASDADALARRSYFRELFRLQGELVKLQDWVQHTGQKVVVLFEGRDAAGKGGVIKRITQRLNPRICRVAALPAPNDRERTQWYFQRYVSHLPAGGEIVLFDRSWYNRAGVERVMGFCTDAEYEEFFRSVPDFERMLMRSGIVLLKYWFSITDEEQHLRFLGRIHDPLKQWKLSPMDLESRRLWEEYTRAKETMLERTHTPDSPWWVVQAVDKKKARLNCISHLLAQLPYRETEHPTVELPTRVRHADYLRRPVPAEMYVPELY
- the metC gene encoding cystathionine beta-lyase — its product is MNPATLLTHAGRPQGATVTVNPVVARTSTVIFDSVATLQGALAAYAAGERPLVYGRKGTSTTHALEDVLTALEGGHRTRLFGSGLAAIACTFLAYLRPGDHVLVIDSCYEPVRKLCAQYFAGMGVTVEYFRPDLSDLAAKLRGNTRLVWVESPGSLLYEMCDLPALLSMVRQAGEAIVAVDSTWGSGLLYHPLALGADVSVIAGTKYLVGHSDAMLGVAVAGERAWPALAAMADLLGHSVSADDAYLALRGMRTLAVRLQYQQTGALEVAQWLQRQPQVRTVFHPALPDDPGHALWLRDCKGANGLLSIELRPSVTEAQVHAFVDALQLFGLGHSWGGFESLVLPVQMAAVRTLSSWDGRGPVVRLHVGLEAIADLLADLQQALARIG